The following coding sequences lie in one Halanaerobiaceae bacterium ANBcell28 genomic window:
- a CDS encoding ribonuclease H-like YkuK family protein: MKFMSPTDGILELEQVYDTILSFVEKKPADDYKLIIGTDSQAGIDEVVFVTAIVIYRVGRGGRFFYKKNTEKLKIGMKQRIFYEVSKSLEIASKLTAFFANQVVYDDELKVEIHVDVGEKGPTNSIIREVVGMVVGSGYDALIKPDSYAASTVADKFTK, encoded by the coding sequence ATGAAATTTATGAGCCCCACAGATGGAATTTTAGAACTTGAGCAAGTTTATGATACTATTTTGTCTTTTGTCGAGAAAAAGCCTGCTGATGATTATAAGTTGATTATAGGGACAGATTCACAGGCTGGTATAGATGAAGTAGTATTTGTTACTGCTATTGTTATTTATAGAGTAGGTAGAGGTGGGCGCTTTTTTTATAAAAAAAATACAGAAAAACTGAAAATAGGTATGAAACAGAGGATTTTTTATGAAGTTTCTAAAAGTTTAGAGATAGCTAGCAAATTGACAGCTTTTTTTGCTAATCAAGTTGTATATGATGACGAATTGAAAGTAGAAATACATGTAGATGTTGGTGAAAAAGGTCCGACTAATTCAATTATTCGAGAAGTTGTAGGTATGGTTGTTGGTAGTGGCTATGATGCATTAATTAAACCTGATTCTTATGCAGCGTCAACTGTTGCTGATAAGTTCACCAAGTAA
- the rsmA gene encoding 16S rRNA (adenine(1518)-N(6)/adenine(1519)-N(6))-dimethyltransferase RsmA — protein sequence MSKHIASPGRTKKILEENNLRLSKKLGQNFLIDRNIIDIIVAAADIKESDTVIEIGPGIGSLTEGILEKIPKGKLIAIEKDSRLVTVLNNLFDNDNLEIINIDVLEIEWQKFMIKKDIHGDNIKLMANLPYYITTPIIMGLLENKVPIDKFVFMVQKEVAERMAASPGGKDYGALSIAVQYYTKAEIIHNISSNVFIPRPAVDSAVIRLSRRKEAEVILDDEDFFFKIVRAVFQQRRKNIKNALSKAANINIEKDVVINCLEDLDIDPRIRGEKLSIKKFAELSNAIYRKM from the coding sequence TTGAGCAAACATATAGCAAGTCCAGGTAGGACTAAAAAGATATTGGAAGAAAACAACTTAAGACTGTCAAAAAAGTTAGGGCAAAATTTTCTTATAGACAGAAATATTATTGATATTATAGTAGCTGCTGCAGATATTAAAGAGAGTGATACTGTAATTGAAATAGGTCCTGGTATTGGCTCGTTGACAGAAGGTATTCTTGAGAAAATCCCCAAAGGTAAATTGATAGCCATTGAAAAAGATAGTAGATTAGTTACTGTTTTAAATAATTTGTTTGACAATGATAATTTAGAAATTATTAATATTGACGTTTTAGAAATTGAATGGCAGAAATTTATGATTAAAAAAGATATTCATGGGGATAATATTAAACTAATGGCAAACCTTCCATACTACATAACTACACCAATTATTATGGGCCTGTTGGAGAACAAAGTCCCTATTGATAAATTTGTATTTATGGTACAAAAAGAAGTAGCTGAAAGGATGGCAGCTAGTCCAGGTGGAAAGGATTATGGAGCCTTAAGTATTGCGGTACAATATTATACAAAGGCGGAAATTATACATAATATATCCTCTAATGTCTTTATACCTAGGCCAGCTGTTGATTCTGCAGTTATTAGATTAAGTAGGAGAAAAGAAGCAGAAGTTATTTTAGATGATGAAGATTTTTTCTTTAAAATAGTTAGGGCTGTGTTCCAACAAAGGAGAAAGAATATAAAAAATGCCTTAAGCAAGGCAGCAAATATCAATATTGAAAAAGATGTAGTTATTAATTGCTTAGAAGACTTGGATATAGATCCGAGAATAAGAGGGGAAAAATTATCTATTAAGAAATTTGCTGAATTGAGTAATGCAATATATAGAAAAATGTAA
- a CDS encoding MFS transporter: MDKKHKLMMLAFSGVPFIMVLGNSMLIPEFPQIKQALDITQFQVGLLITAFSITAAIAIPFFGYLCDQIGRIKVIVPSLIIYGAGGLISGIAALVMENPYNIILVGRVVQGFGAAGTAPIVMALVGDIFQSEQRSEALGIIEAANGAGKVLSPVLGAAIGLISWIALFFSYAILAIPIAAGVWFWGEEKHEPKKQKIKEYIQKIGKVFKKRGFSLISVILAGMLVLFVLFGLLAYFSDILETRFQINGFTKGLVIAIPILFMSISAYVTGHVLKKIKKYFKISIISGLVLITVMLVLLYYFNTLTLYLILFSLLGIGAGLVLPSVNTMVTSATDKDQRGVITSIYGSARFAGVAVGPPTFTFLLDYSRMLMYFSGAGISLLVLLISIFFIKEKGMVPESDSATQRPEH, from the coding sequence ATGGATAAAAAACACAAGCTTATGATGTTAGCTTTCAGTGGTGTTCCTTTTATTATGGTTCTTGGTAACTCAATGTTAATTCCAGAGTTCCCACAGATTAAACAAGCACTAGATATCACTCAATTTCAAGTCGGTTTATTAATTACTGCTTTTTCTATCACCGCTGCAATAGCAATCCCTTTTTTCGGTTATCTTTGTGATCAAATTGGAAGAATAAAAGTGATTGTACCCTCTCTTATAATATATGGTGCAGGTGGATTAATATCAGGAATAGCTGCACTTGTTATGGAAAACCCTTATAATATAATTCTAGTTGGTAGAGTTGTACAGGGTTTTGGTGCTGCTGGTACTGCTCCTATTGTAATGGCTCTTGTGGGAGATATTTTTCAGTCAGAACAGCGCAGTGAAGCTCTAGGTATAATAGAAGCAGCTAATGGGGCAGGAAAGGTGCTTAGTCCAGTCTTAGGAGCAGCTATTGGTTTAATAAGCTGGATAGCATTGTTCTTCTCCTACGCTATCCTGGCGATTCCTATTGCTGCAGGTGTCTGGTTCTGGGGTGAAGAAAAACATGAACCTAAAAAACAAAAAATTAAAGAGTATATTCAAAAAATAGGCAAAGTCTTTAAAAAGAGAGGTTTTTCTCTTATCAGTGTAATCCTGGCTGGTATGTTAGTCTTATTTGTGCTCTTTGGACTTCTTGCTTACTTTTCCGATATATTAGAAACTCGATTCCAAATAAATGGTTTCACAAAAGGTTTAGTTATTGCTATTCCAATACTATTTATGTCTATCTCAGCATATGTAACAGGTCATGTCTTAAAAAAAATAAAAAAATATTTTAAAATCTCAATTATTAGTGGTTTAGTTCTAATAACCGTAATGCTTGTACTTTTGTATTATTTCAATACTCTTACTCTCTACTTAATTTTATTTTCTCTCCTGGGTATTGGTGCAGGTTTAGTTCTTCCATCAGTAAACACAATGGTTACTAGTGCTACTGATAAAGACCAAAGAGGGGTTATTACTTCTATCTATGGAAGTGCACGTTTTGCGGGAGTTGCAGTAGGACCACCTACCTTTACTTTCCTACTGGATTATAGTAGAATGCTCATGTATTTCTCAGGAGCTGGCATCTCTCTTTTGGTTCTATTAATCTCAATTTTTTTTATTAAAGAAAAGGGAATGGTACCAGAAAGTGACAGTGCAACTCAAAGACCAGAACATTAA